The region TATATCTAGAGAAGTCTGTGTATTGCTCTATTATTTATGTGGGAAAATGACTTCCGAGCCCAACAAAGTTTCCAAAATGACtccaatcatgttttgtctgttcaaaaaaacccaatgaacttaacattttgtctaaaaaagcCAAACTAAGTTACACTTTCCTGAAAGTCAAAAAAGAGAAACAGATTACATGGCTTATTACCGTATCGGGAAAATGACTTGTTAGgccaacgaagtttccaaaacattaaaaaaacttcaatcatgttttgactgttcaaaaaaaaactcaatgaacTTGAACAAAACAAAATTGGGATTTTTTAAACGGTTTGGAACTTTGTTGGACTTTTTACACAAAATGTTAAGTTCGTGAGCtttttttgaacagacaaaacatgagTAAGGTTTTTTGAATGATTTTGAAACTTCGTTGGGCTTTTAAGTAATTTTCCCTATTTATGTAGTGGATTTTACTCAGCCGAAGTAGTCACATGCTTGTTACTCTCGTTTTGAGGAGTTTTACATGCTAAAATTGTTGTGTCACATTATGGTTTCTTGTTTTATGTTTTAAGTTGTTTTTTTATTGCACATAGAATACCTTATTTATTTACATCCTCAATGATTCATTCGAGATGGGAAGGTTTTTCAAAAATACATTAGATTTTGCATTAGTTACTTAATCCTTTGTGGCTTTTCTTTGCATAAGTGGTATCAAAGTCATTAGTTATTATTATGTGGGTTGACTTGTTTGATCAAGGGTAGGTAACATAAGTAAAATGATTGATTCGAATTATTCTAATTGTCAACATTTGAAAATAAGGGATAAAGGACCTACTTTGTGGTATATTCATTAAGGACGTCACTTATGATAATGTTTTGAGTTGTattagggggggggatacatgcaCAGACTTTGTAGAAAGGGGTTTAGAAGTTACATACTCGAAAGACCAGGAACAATAACTATTCTTGATTAAACAGATGATACATTGAAATACCATGATAAAACTCTTATCATTGATTATTTGCATGCATTTCATGGAACTATCAATTAGATTGTGGAAAGGGGTAAGAACGTTGAAGAGAGATCCAACGTTTATGGCTCCTTTGTACTTTACTACATTGTTGGGAAGTTTCATGACATCATTGTCCAACTTTTCACTAGATGGTGTCATTCTCATGCAATTGTATAAAGGTATTATTTTAAACGGACAGATGAAAGAAGTCACACAGCTTCTCCTCACAGTTAGATTTCATGGTCACAAAAGCCACATGACAGAAATCGAAATAGAGGACCGAGAAATAGAAGGAAACATCATAGCATTCCAAAAGAAAGGTTTTCGATACTGCATTTCTAGAGAAACTTTAGGGTTCATCACataaagattaaaaaataaataaataaaatatcttTGTATTTTAACTATTATAAAActttattttcatttctttatgttatataaattgtattttaaaattcTAACCAGCTATAACAATGTCTCCAAACATAAAACAATTtccatgtagaaatatttttcaaagtacaatatcTAATATGAAAAAAAAGTGAGGGGTGATGCTAtaattttgtaactttcaaatgATGAGGTAAATTTTTTCGAAAACTTAAAGTTTTGTGAGAACTCAAAAACTCCTAATTCACTCAtcattttctatatatatatatatatatatatatatatatatatatatatatatatatatatatatatatatatatatatatatatatatatatatatatatatattggaaatgTGCATGCATGCACATTTATGTTTTCAATCTTTTTTTTTACGTTTTCAAGTTGCGATTCTATTAAACGTTGTTACAAGAGTCTCATTGTTGTGttggttttgaaatttttgaaaaaaaaaaggaagaaacACTAAATGGGCATACATGCacatatatgaactttcaaacgtgcatatatgcacatttaaaaaaaaatcgacATTTTTTTTGCATGCATGTGTCTTAGACACTGGTCCAGGAGTCCAATGATAGTCTTGATTTTGAAAAATGATAAGATGATTAAGAGTTCTCATAAATCTTTAAATTCTCGCAATAACTTAACCCTTCAAATGATAATGATTTAATAaggaaaatatttaaaatatatatataatatcgttgtaacatccataaaaataataccaaatttaaactttttcaaaacatttcaaaaccattaaccattacaaaacttgttttcaaaatagtataatatcagagtatcccataaataAGTCATAAACATGAGAAGTTGTACGATCATGTATTTGCCTTCAcgcgatcatctgatgtacctgaaacaaaaattgaaactgtaaacccaaagcttagtgagttccctaaaaataTTGATACACTgcaaataacacatatacaaataacagcatgtactgggtccacaactttacaaactagattacccctgggcccacagtgtgactCCGGATTACCTTCCGGGCCTATAaatcacatctggattgccaccgagcccacagtacgagtcggGTATGCCCTACCCAGCCCTCAgcttgtatctggaatgctcccgagcccacagtacgagtctggcatgccctacccggccctcagctcgtatatgACATGTCCCGCCCGGCCGTCAGCTCGTATCAGGAATaccctagggtttgttggctaccgcacggagcagtacaacctcaacccaacctacataatatgtcaacatataacataactaatatgcatacagataatcacataatagtacaggtagtcctacagatctaccaaatTGGCATAGCAACTATCATGCAACACTATttcatactcaacatactaccAATTGCTAGGATAACACATCCAATGGGTCggcgttggtgccttcgaccccttagtatagtgaggataactcacctctcaACTGTCGAATCGAAGTGATCAACTCAAACTCTCGAACCACtaccacgaactccaccacctatattttcCATAAGACCATTTCCATAGATTTACAATTTACAAAAATACCCCAAAAGTCAActtgtcaacccttggtcaaagtccaagtcaatggtcaaggtcaacagtccaagttgacctgactcgtcgagtccttcctgaactcgagaagtcgtgaaacCCCTAGTTGATTCGTCGAGTTTCcctgaaactcgtcgagttcatgcatgtccacatgtcgggaaaaccctagctgactcgccgagtcactctactgactcgtcgagtccatgcagaagtccttgcacgacaatcttcattgaaCTCACCAAGTTAGCCatgcaacttgtcgagtcccttcagtcctttctcCATCCAGATGATTTTTAAGTCACTTTAAGCTCCATAATGCAGATCTAAGCTCCTAAGGCATACttcttacgtaaagttgcaaactttacgtacatgcaaggtGATAATGGCCCAAATCAAGCTAAAGAAAGGTTCTAAGGATGAAGAAGGTATTAACTCACAAAAGGCTGAAACTTTATGATCCTATAGACCAAgataagcctagatctgaagttgcaacttcagatcacgCCTAATACCcacaataacatatcaacatTGCCAAAATGGCCCTAATCTCTTACATACATAGATCTAGATAAAAGaaggtcaaggtaacaacttgttaccatAAAAACGATGCTAAGATGAAGAAGAACTCGGATCAACAgccttcctcttgttccaagctTGAGTACTTCGAGATCTTCCTTCCACAATCCACCATAAAGCTTAATATCACACAAAAAGAGGGAAGAttagcgatttagggtttctggactcacaAGGGCCtgtaagggaggctaatgaccctttaaataaggtgcaaaaccccggaaattagggtttcatcctccagctccaactcgtcgagtcatgtctccgactcgacaagttggtcatTTAAACACGTGGCCCCGAagttcctactcgatgagtcgaggcatccaactcgtcgagtagacctcccAATATGAAAAATAAAGTTGTACAATTAATACCTGAGAGTTGGGGCGTTACAACCGTAACAAAAAAGGATATAGATAACTATTCACAATAAACAAATAACGGAAATCGGAAAGTATGTTATTATTTTACAATTAAGTAATTAACAGGAGTATTCGAtaataaggtgttgtttgttgttTGTTTGCAGATCTTCTTGGCCTCTTCTATCTGCGCAACATTAGTCTTCacaaattgtttgtttttttgaagattgCAGACTTAAAAATGTTTGGGCgtcctcttcttggcgcagatgtggatcatattcttctaaatcttcagacatcttctaacctaaaaaaacacatatatttatttttttagtttttttaatttaaatttattccaaccttattaatgataaacaatttggaaaaaaaaaaaagttacaatactattaaaaaaaaagttcgacgaaacaaacatgatatttttgacaaatttataaataaaaatttattacaataatgatcgttgaagttatttatataaatatgaaaataaatcatgatatatttttatattttgtatgccaaattttataaaacattatttaatacaatatCGTTAATTTAttgagaaaatatttatggtacgtttttaattgatttaattgaagaaaaaaatcgaagtttatttttattcatttatgtattaaattctttgattcctaattgcaATGTCTAGGTATAATTTGCGACCAAAAttattggtttttatcaaatatatacgttaattcgtatcatttttatttttattttttatacaataatacataaagttgatttagatttgttaattatttataacaaagttataaaaatattaaaatattactttgaagtttaaaaaaattagtttatttggattttattttattttagtagcctacagatgttaaaaaaaaaacactctttttttttagactgcagacgtttggtccacatTTTCAACTACAGAAAGTCTACAAATATGGTCTGCAGACTACAGACATTTTACTTAGAAAAAGCAAATAGCATCTAAATATGTTAGATATAATATCAATAGTCAAAGTCCCTATCAAACTTTGACCGTTATTAGATATTgcaattttttctaaaaaaacaaatagcatctaaatatgttagatctaataTCAATAGTCAAAGTCCCTATGAAACTTTGACCGTTATTAGACGAAATCAACGGAATTAGGACTTCAAAATCTGCCATTTTAATGCTTCATTTTTATGATAATACATTTGTAACTAACATGAATACTCTTAGTTTGCCGCCAATGATGCTTTTTCATACTATAGTTTGAACGAATGTAGGGAACATTTTCAAGTTGGGCCGTTTCTTGTTGGCTCCTTTTTAGTTTTTCCTATGAGAAATTGTACcaaaaaataaaactaattaCAAAGAGGATTACACTTTAGAGGTTAGGGTTCATGTACTTTGCTCTTATAGTAATCACAATAACCAAAGTCCAAACTACAAAGAAGATTATGCCTAAACATTGCTTATGGATCTTCACCTTCTTACGATGCACTAGACCACTTATACAAATATACAATACTTATAAATGCGATTGGGCCCATAAAATGAAATATTGGGCAACAAAATTTGATTCAACCATCTACACATTTTGAACATCATCAACTTCTCATTTCAAACGAATTTTCCTCCCGATTTGTGAACCATTGAATTGTCCTTTTTGCCATCGGCAACCAAACGCTTTGTAACTTCACATCTTTCGCATTACTAGCCCAATATGAACTTCTTGTTTCTCTAAATCTTGAGACATTTGTAATCTCTGACATTGACCTCTTCTGCATACCATCTGCCTCCTCGTCCGTCTGAAACCTAGGAAACTGCAAATTCGAAATCGATGTTTCGCCACTATCAAGGGTTTTAGCAACCTTGGATTCATATAATCTTCTTCTTTCCATATCCTCCTTAAACTTCATTGCTTGTTCAACATCTATTTCAAATCTCCCACTGCCCGAAGGTGAGAAATGCTTCTTTGAAACCTCATTAAGCATCTTCGAGTTCAAAAACATTAAGTCTGAGGAATTCACATCACTCCACCGACTCTTGCAAACAATGTCGGATACAATGATCCTATGTTTGAACTTATCCAACATTTGATCTCCATATTGAATTAAGACATCTTCTTTAGGACTCTTTGCAAATTTCCTAAAGCTATTTCCTATACTAAACCTCGATGACCTAGAAGAACCATCGTGTTCCCTCTTAACAAACACTTCAAGATTATTAAAACCCTCGTCTTGCGTATACCTTAAACTATTTGTGCATGTGAAATTTGTGATATCGGATAAAACAAATTTATACCTACAAAGAGGACAACTAGAGTGACTTTCTAGCCATTGATCGATGCAATTCATATGAAACGCATGCCTACACTTAGGCAATAACCTTAAAACCTCCGAATCTTCAAACTTCGATAAGCACACTACACACTCTAGCCCTTCTTTTGATCCTTTAAGTGATGAGAATCTAAAAAAGGGCAAAGATTCGATTGCTTTTTTGTCAATCCCAGAAAACCGTGACCTTGAGCTAGGAAGTTGATGAGGGATTTGTTGAAGTACATCCGATTGACAGAATTTCATGCAAGCGAGTACGAGAAATGTTAAACAAAACATCGTGCATAGCACCCCGATGACAATAACAACACTTGGATGCACAGCATGCATGCGCCTCGGATTCGAATCGGTTGAATTTTGTTGTGCCAAAACATTGGGAAAGAAGAAGATGGATATAAAGATAAGGGGTTTGATCAATCTTGTGTGATTCATTCAAGAAATTTGGAGTTCTTGGAGAAAATTGGAGTGTTGTTTTTGTGAAGTTTCTGTTCATTTTAATCAAATGTGGTCTCTTTCAAGAAAGTTTAATTTAATGGAATATTAGTATGGAAAAGTAATCGTATGGTCCATGTTGGAGGGGGTTGTTCCTTTGTTTTATATATTGGCCGCCTTTGTCTTGTCGGTAAGTGACCACTCGCATCATTATTGAATGGAATTATCGTTTCTTACAAATGGCATACAGTTTGGTTTTAGTTGTTTATAATGTTATTATTGTTAAATACATTTCTGGACACAAGATGTTcagaaataaaaataataatggtTCTTACAGATAAAAAGGAGTAATTGTTTGAATATCTTTTGAATACCACGCTCGACATTCAAGAATAAACTAACTTGTAACGATTACTTGGGACATTATTTGTCTTGTCGTTATGCCACCATTCGCATCTAAAAATGAATGGATTTTATCTTTTTCTAACAAATGGCATACATTTCGGTTTTACTTGTTTTTAACATAAATACATTTTTTGGGAACCAATACATAATGTTAAGAAATAAAATTAATGATggttcttataaatttaaaaaaaaaaaaaagtaattcgTTTTGGGGAAGTTCCCTTACATCTATAATAATGTATAAGCAAGGTTCATATATAATAAAGTCATTTGATAGATTTCGAATATTTTTTCAGGATATACGAAAAGAACAAGAGACAATATAAAACTCAAAATTGTTCATATTAGTTTCTAATTGGTTTTTagttatgaaacttttcatagtGAACAGAATTTTGTTTTTCGTTTTGTTTGTATTGTGTCCCAAAATATGTTATATAGGCCTTTTACACCTTTGTACAcgaatataacattttaaaaaaaaggaATAGGACTTTAAATGTACTTCGAATTTCTTATTCTGTATGTCAAAACTTTAAAACCCTTCGAAATATTTCAAAAACATGATGAAAAAAATGAGAAGAATTTACTTTTGTTATACCTTATGTTCGAAAAAAAATACACATGATGAAAAAAATGAGAAGAATTTACTTTTGTTATACCTTATGTTCGAAAAAAAGTCCCCATCATACGAAAAATAATTTAGAGAAAACTAGAGGGAATAGTTTCAAAATTGAGTATCTTATATTAAAAATCCTACGACTTTAAATAGGAGAGGCCACAAAACAAGCAAAGTTTCGAAGTAATGACCAttttaacattttattaaaatgatgatcaaattattttatatataatataattactAGAAAGGATCATTTGGTGAATATCCCTTTCGCCAATCATATTAACTTATGACCAAAATTAATGAACTTGAAAATCTATGTAGTTCAAAACTAGCAAAGTTTCGAAGTAATGATgatcattttatatatataattacgAAAAATGATCATTTGGTGAATATCCCTTTCGCCTATCattaatttatgaccaaaatTCATATTGTATAAACTATAAAGTCATTTGATGTCGAATACCAAAATGGACCACAAGATGGACCCTAAAATATATAAGGACAAGTAGAAGAAATATTGTGACCCCATGGATTAAATATATCGTATATCTTTAAATCTTTAATTAAACAAGCACGAGAAATGACTGGACATATATTCCACTATATATTAATAACATTATCTAAAATTGTTCTTTCACAAAAccaaaatatattaatttaaaattatattatagaccaaaactaaaaattttaGTAATCTAACTCAAATGACAAAAAACAATATAATACTCGTCTTAAAGAGTATTTAAGTTCAAAATTCAAGCCCTTGATAATGAACAAAAAAACGTACAAAGAATTAATAATTATACATTCAATTGCATTAAAAAGGTCTTAATTAAGCTGCTTTAGATGAGTCATTCCCGGGTTTCAATTTTAAGTTGTTTCTGATAAAATCAGACAATTCAGCTGCAGCAGGGCGTCCCAATTTTAGACAGCTGAAATAATCATCCACTGTATGCAAACATAAATTAGATTAAAACAAAAACATATCAAAATTATTATTCTTACATTTGTTGACATGGATAAAATTCGATGAGATCTATGAATGAAAGATAGATAGACACCTGTCATTACGCCATGTGTCACGGATGTAAGAATCCCATGTTCCATTATTTCACCTTCTGATTTTAATGAACCTTCCGGAAGAACAGAAGCTA is a window of Lactuca sativa cultivar Salinas chromosome 1, Lsat_Salinas_v11, whole genome shotgun sequence DNA encoding:
- the LOC111891270 gene encoding E3 ubiquitin-protein ligase ATL42, translated to MNHTRLIKPLIFISIFFFPNVLAQQNSTDSNPRRMHAVHPSVVIVIGVLCTMFCLTFLVLACMKFCQSDVLQQIPHQLPSSRSRFSGIDKKAIESLPFFRFSSLKGSKEGLECVVCLSKFEDSEVLRLLPKCRHAFHMNCIDQWLESHSSCPLCRYKFVLSDITNFTCTNSLRYTQDEGFNNLEVFVKREHDGSSRSSRFSIGNSFRKFAKSPKEDVLIQYGDQMLDKFKHRIIVSDIVCKSRWSDVNSSDLMFLNSKMLNEVSKKHFSPSGSGRFEIDVEQAMKFKEDMERRRLYESKVAKTLDSGETSISNLQFPRFQTDEEADGMQKRSMSEITNVSRFRETRSSYWASNAKDVKLQSVWLPMAKRTIQWFTNREENSFEMRS